A single region of the Microbulbifer sp. MKSA007 genome encodes:
- a CDS encoding YHYH protein, with the protein MKKWLFVGLCSIAPLSLAHVPDSALEACRNLSSGASCSMELPNGRVSGRCRNHPQSHGLACVPERKLTARSTGGGATGGRHTARKHTVVQSDGLQHTVPATEAPITFSEVSISIQGPWRVIEANGISEHKTGTFPNRGNPHEIEVQRYRFRVPAIPQIAAQSTPVPLQNFGIGLNGVPFDPSAAEWYLGNRGRWRYEALSGAIQLGVDDNYAHVQPNGAYHYHGIPTGLLQRLGVSKERHSPLIGWAADGFPIYALYAYADGWEPKSGIAAVTSSYQVKPGKRPKGSKEPGGYYDGTFVDDYHYVAGSGTLDECNGRMVRTPEFPKGTYAYFLTEDWPIIPRCYKGTPSEDFRRGPGNNQRKGATRRP; encoded by the coding sequence ATGAAGAAGTGGTTATTTGTGGGGCTTTGCAGTATTGCGCCTCTCTCGCTGGCTCACGTACCCGATAGCGCCCTGGAGGCTTGTCGAAACCTGTCCAGTGGCGCCAGCTGCTCAATGGAACTGCCCAATGGCCGAGTCAGTGGTCGCTGCCGCAACCACCCCCAATCACATGGCCTAGCTTGTGTTCCCGAGCGCAAACTGACTGCGCGCTCTACAGGAGGGGGCGCCACTGGTGGACGCCACACCGCTCGCAAACACACAGTGGTGCAATCCGATGGTCTGCAGCACACTGTTCCCGCTACCGAAGCACCGATTACCTTTAGTGAAGTGAGTATCAGTATCCAGGGACCCTGGCGCGTTATTGAGGCCAATGGTATTTCCGAGCATAAGACTGGTACCTTCCCCAATCGCGGCAATCCCCATGAAATCGAGGTGCAGCGCTACCGTTTCCGAGTTCCGGCTATTCCCCAAATTGCCGCTCAATCTACACCGGTTCCGTTGCAGAATTTTGGTATCGGACTGAACGGAGTGCCTTTCGACCCCAGTGCTGCGGAATGGTACCTGGGCAATCGGGGACGCTGGCGCTACGAAGCCCTATCCGGTGCGATTCAGCTGGGTGTAGACGATAACTACGCCCATGTTCAGCCCAATGGTGCCTATCACTATCACGGAATTCCCACCGGTTTATTACAGCGCCTGGGGGTATCTAAGGAAAGGCATTCGCCACTGATTGGCTGGGCTGCCGATGGATTCCCCATTTATGCCCTGTACGCCTATGCCGATGGTTGGGAACCGAAATCCGGAATTGCGGCAGTGACTTCAAGCTATCAGGTGAAACCCGGGAAACGCCCCAAGGGCAGTAAAGAACCCGGTGGCTACTACGATGGTACCTTTGTGGATGATTACCACTATGTAGCTGGCTCCGGCACATTGGATGAGTGCAACGGCAGAATGGTTCGCACCCCGGAATTCCCCAAAGGCACCTATGCCTATTTTCTAACAGAGGACTGGCCCATTATCCCGCGCTGTTACAAGGGCACCCCGTCAGAGGATTTTCGTCGGGGCCCCGGTAACAACCAGCGCAAGGGTGCAACTAGGCGCCCCTAG
- the radA gene encoding DNA repair protein RadA produces the protein MATKRKTAYVCNECGADYTKWAGQCSACGTWNSLSEVRLGPDHKDSRAANFTDTQSGYAGSAGAGKVQKLSEIDLSELPRIPTTASELDRVLGGGLVPGSVVLIGGHPGAGKSTVLLQTLCHLATSMPALYITGEESLQQVAMRAKRLGLPTDSLQLLSETDVERICLAAKEVNPRVMVVDSIQVMHMSDVQSAPGSVAQVRESAAYLTRFAKQTGTALILVGHVTKDGSLAGPKVLEHIIDCSILLEGTHDSRFRTLRAHKNRFGAVNELGVFAMTEQGLKEVSNPSAIFLQRAEEIAAGSVVTSVWEGTRPLLVELQALVDDSSLGNPRRVAVGLDQNRLNMLLAVLHRHGGVLVGDQDVFINVVGGVKVMETSADLTLLLAVVSSFRNRVLPRDLVVFGEVGLSGEIRPVPSGQERLREAAKHGFRKAIVPAANRLKNDIEGMEMHSVKTLAEALAVIDMS, from the coding sequence TTGGCCACAAAACGTAAAACTGCCTACGTGTGTAATGAATGCGGCGCTGACTACACCAAATGGGCAGGGCAGTGTAGTGCTTGTGGCACTTGGAATAGCCTATCGGAAGTACGCCTGGGACCGGATCACAAAGACAGTCGCGCCGCGAATTTTACCGATACACAAAGTGGTTACGCCGGTTCCGCTGGTGCTGGCAAAGTACAAAAACTATCGGAAATCGACCTCAGTGAATTGCCGCGTATTCCCACTACGGCCTCGGAACTGGATCGAGTGCTGGGCGGCGGGCTGGTGCCTGGCTCCGTCGTATTGATCGGCGGCCATCCTGGTGCGGGTAAATCCACTGTTTTACTCCAGACCCTGTGCCATCTCGCGACTTCAATGCCGGCGCTTTATATCACCGGCGAGGAATCTCTCCAGCAGGTTGCTATGCGCGCTAAGCGCTTGGGTCTGCCCACGGATTCCCTGCAATTGCTCAGCGAAACCGATGTGGAGCGTATTTGCCTGGCGGCCAAGGAAGTGAATCCTCGGGTAATGGTAGTGGACTCGATCCAGGTGATGCACATGAGCGATGTGCAATCGGCACCCGGCTCTGTGGCACAGGTGCGCGAGAGTGCGGCCTACCTGACCCGCTTTGCCAAACAGACTGGCACGGCGCTGATTCTGGTGGGGCATGTCACCAAAGATGGCAGTCTCGCGGGCCCCAAGGTGCTGGAACATATTATCGACTGCTCCATTCTCCTCGAAGGCACCCACGACTCCCGCTTCCGCACATTGCGGGCCCATAAAAATCGCTTTGGGGCCGTTAATGAACTCGGCGTGTTTGCCATGACAGAGCAGGGCCTGAAAGAGGTATCCAATCCCTCAGCCATTTTCCTGCAAAGGGCCGAGGAGATCGCGGCCGGTTCTGTGGTGACTTCGGTGTGGGAGGGCACCCGGCCGCTGTTAGTAGAGTTGCAGGCCCTGGTGGACGATAGCAGTCTTGGCAACCCCCGCCGGGTAGCGGTGGGCCTCGACCAGAACCGCTTGAACATGCTGCTCGCTGTGTTGCATCGCCACGGTGGGGTCTTGGTGGGGGACCAGGATGTCTTTATCAATGTGGTTGGCGGGGTAAAGGTGATGGAAACCAGCGCCGACCTGACACTCTTATTGGCGGTAGTCTCCAGTTTCCGCAACCGTGTCCTGCCTCGGGATCTGGTGGTATTCGGGGAAGTGGGGCTGTCAGGCGAGATTCGCCCGGTGCCCTCGGGCCAGGAGCGTTTGCGCGAGGCGGCCAAACACGGTTTCCGCAAAGCCATTGTGCCTGCAGCCAACCGCTTGAAGAACGATATCGAGGGAATGGAAATGCACTCGGTCAAGACCTTGGCGGAAGCGCTGGCGGTAATTGATATGAGCTGA
- a CDS encoding pseudoazurin, whose translation MSSITLRGAILALAMASTSALAADHEVKMLNQGKDGMMTFEPAFLAVAPGDSVTFLPTDAAHNTHSVLSPAEGATWNGSMGEKVTVTLNQEGVYVYQCDPHLPLGMVGVIQVGKATNLEEAKKHAEGMNATIAMNKERLTQYLGQVQ comes from the coding sequence ATGTCGTCTATTACTCTTCGCGGCGCGATTCTGGCGCTCGCCATGGCCTCGACCTCCGCCCTGGCTGCGGATCACGAAGTTAAGATGCTGAACCAGGGCAAGGACGGCATGATGACTTTTGAACCGGCATTTCTCGCAGTAGCACCGGGCGATTCTGTCACCTTCCTGCCCACTGATGCGGCCCACAACACTCACTCAGTTTTGTCCCCTGCCGAGGGCGCTACCTGGAATGGCAGCATGGGAGAAAAGGTGACTGTCACTTTGAACCAGGAAGGTGTCTACGTATACCAGTGCGACCCACATCTGCCGCTGGGTATGGTTGGGGTAATTCAGGTAGGTAAGGCAACCAACTTGGAAGAAGCCAAGAAGCATGCCGAAGGCATGAATGCCACCATCGCCATGAACAAGGAGAGGCTCACTCAATACCTCGGCCAAGTCCAATAA
- a CDS encoding MBL fold metallo-hydrolase — translation MDILFEKGHHLVARFGDLVKEQNGSDGVQANQFVIRRGTKGALIDPGGDLTYTHLTIELSRHLNLSELDLILASHQDPDIIASLPRWMLHSRCKVAVSKLWSRFLPHLVSGFVASRAGAERWQERIMPLDDKGEIIPFSDSEIWALPAHFMHSCGNFSFYDPVSRILFSGDIGASLGGEEGEVKDFDEHLPSMEGFHRRYMGGNWTCRLWAKMIRELNPAMIVPQHGGYFASGDVKERFLGWLERLECGPDLLRHQDFRLPLGRS, via the coding sequence GTGGACATCCTATTTGAAAAAGGTCACCACCTGGTTGCGCGGTTCGGCGATTTGGTTAAAGAGCAGAATGGCAGCGATGGGGTACAGGCCAATCAATTTGTTATTCGCCGCGGCACCAAAGGGGCGCTTATCGATCCCGGCGGCGATCTGACTTACACACACCTCACCATTGAGCTCAGCCGCCATTTGAACCTGAGCGAACTGGACCTGATCTTGGCCTCTCACCAGGATCCGGATATTATCGCCTCGCTGCCGCGCTGGATGCTGCATTCGCGCTGTAAGGTGGCGGTGTCGAAGCTGTGGTCGCGGTTTTTGCCACACCTGGTTTCCGGCTTTGTCGCCTCGCGTGCCGGTGCTGAACGCTGGCAGGAACGTATCATGCCTCTGGATGATAAGGGAGAAATTATCCCCTTCAGCGACAGTGAGATCTGGGCGCTGCCGGCGCACTTTATGCACTCCTGTGGCAACTTCAGTTTTTATGATCCGGTCAGCCGCATATTGTTTTCCGGCGATATCGGTGCCTCACTCGGTGGTGAGGAGGGCGAAGTCAAAGATTTCGACGAGCACCTGCCGTCGATGGAAGGGTTCCACCGCCGCTATATGGGCGGGAACTGGACCTGTCGCCTCTGGGCCAAGATGATTCGGGAACTCAACCCCGCAATGATTGTGCCCCAGCACGGCGGTTACTTTGCCTCAGGCGATGTCAAAGAGCGCTTCCTGGGCTGGCTAGAGCGCCTCGAATGTGGGCCGGACCTATTGCGACACCAGGACTTCCGCCTGCCCCTGGGCCGCTCTTAA
- a CDS encoding DUF411 domain-containing protein — protein MNRSILVAIAALLTTLALSACAESSDPKKETVSLTTYKSATCGCCKIWVEHAQQSGFDVVAKDVEDLNGVKKQHHISPRYQSCHTTVSEQGYVFEGHVPAKLIQRFLQNPPQNAIGLAVPGMPLGSPGMEVGDRFTPYQVMLLNKDGSSEIYAEINTAQEQF, from the coding sequence ATGAATCGTTCAATTTTGGTCGCTATTGCGGCGCTACTCACAACCCTAGCATTAAGTGCCTGTGCCGAATCTTCAGACCCCAAAAAGGAAACTGTGAGCCTGACCACTTACAAATCCGCCACCTGCGGCTGCTGCAAAATTTGGGTTGAGCATGCCCAACAAAGTGGCTTTGACGTCGTAGCAAAGGATGTCGAAGACCTTAACGGCGTGAAAAAGCAGCACCATATCTCTCCGCGCTACCAATCCTGCCACACCACAGTGTCAGAACAGGGCTATGTTTTTGAAGGGCATGTACCGGCAAAGCTGATACAACGTTTCTTGCAAAATCCACCGCAGAATGCCATTGGCCTCGCAGTACCAGGTATGCCCCTGGGCAGCCCCGGTATGGAAGTGGGCGACCGTTTTACGCCCTATCAGGTAATGCTGCTTAACAAAGATGGCAGCAGCGAAATTTACGCCGAAATCAATACGGCACAGGAGCAGTTTTAA
- a CDS encoding copper resistance system multicopper oxidase produces MKDSFRTDAVSRRTFVTGLGAGALLLGLPHSSHPNSPTASATTLRGNHFDLSIGYRQVNLTGRERQALTINGSLPGPILRWREGETVTLNVHNQLPDKSSLHWHGVRVPSDMDGEPGLSFSGIQPGQTFRYRFPLRQSGTYWYHSQSGFQQQLGLIGAIVIDPISPEPFSYERDYVVVLSDWSDESPQTIYTHLKKDPDYYNRQQRTATDLWREVRTKGVARTWRDRHQWNWKQLSDRNISQVTGETYTYLINGHTPDTNWTALFKPGERVRLRLINAASMTLFDLRIPGLKMKVVAADGQNVEPVSVDEIRIGSGETYDIIVEPESEQAYSIFAQSMDRSGYARGTLTGDIRLSAEIPAMDHRPVLTRQDLGLGRKTEETDTHFKTTQTAHTEKHSYLPDATEGGWFYGNLAAAGLGSNSPIIHQPSESGFRVDHRALTPANGISDPGVGLRNHKHRYNRRVLTYSDLRSNKPTQDQREPQRELQLHLTGNYERYLWSINGEKFRDASPLLFRHQERLRITLVNDTTLPQPMHLHGFWSELETGDGEYLPRKHTVIAQPGSSISYLVSADTYGRWALHSQMLYQRPGMYREVRIV; encoded by the coding sequence ATGAAAGATAGCTTCCGCACCGACGCCGTATCAAGGCGTACTTTCGTCACAGGTCTCGGAGCGGGAGCCCTGCTGCTGGGGTTACCCCACAGTTCGCACCCAAACTCGCCAACAGCTTCGGCAACAACCCTGCGCGGTAACCACTTTGATTTATCCATCGGGTACCGCCAGGTAAATCTTACCGGTCGCGAACGACAAGCCCTTACCATTAATGGCAGTCTACCCGGCCCCATTTTGCGCTGGCGGGAAGGGGAAACTGTCACCCTGAATGTCCATAACCAATTACCCGACAAATCCTCCCTGCACTGGCACGGTGTTAGGGTACCCAGCGATATGGACGGCGAACCGGGATTGAGCTTTAGCGGCATTCAACCCGGGCAAACATTTCGCTACCGATTCCCTTTGCGCCAAAGTGGTACTTATTGGTATCACAGCCAATCCGGGTTTCAACAACAACTGGGGCTAATTGGGGCAATAGTCATTGATCCGATATCTCCAGAACCATTTTCTTACGAGCGGGATTATGTTGTTGTCCTATCCGATTGGAGCGATGAATCTCCCCAAACTATTTATACCCATCTAAAAAAAGACCCGGACTACTACAACCGGCAACAGCGCACGGCTACAGATTTATGGCGTGAAGTGCGTACAAAAGGTGTCGCACGAACCTGGCGGGACCGGCATCAATGGAACTGGAAACAGCTTTCCGACCGCAATATCTCCCAGGTCACAGGCGAGACTTACACCTACCTGATTAACGGGCATACACCCGATACCAATTGGACTGCATTATTTAAACCTGGTGAGAGGGTTCGCCTGCGATTAATTAACGCAGCTTCGATGACCTTATTCGACCTGCGTATCCCCGGCCTGAAAATGAAGGTGGTGGCGGCCGATGGACAAAATGTCGAGCCCGTTAGCGTCGATGAAATTCGCATTGGCAGCGGCGAAACCTATGACATAATTGTCGAGCCAGAGAGTGAACAAGCCTACAGTATATTTGCGCAGTCCATGGACCGCAGTGGCTATGCGCGAGGCACACTGACAGGTGATATACGTCTGAGCGCAGAGATTCCCGCGATGGATCACCGCCCAGTGCTCACTCGGCAAGATCTGGGACTAGGGAGAAAAACCGAAGAGACAGACACACACTTTAAAACAACCCAGACTGCTCACACCGAAAAACATTCCTATTTGCCCGATGCAACTGAGGGGGGATGGTTTTACGGAAACCTCGCTGCAGCGGGGCTCGGTAGTAATAGCCCTATCATTCACCAGCCAAGTGAATCCGGATTCAGGGTGGATCACCGCGCGCTGACGCCAGCAAACGGCATCTCTGACCCCGGTGTAGGACTCAGAAACCATAAACATCGCTATAACCGCCGTGTACTGACTTACAGCGACTTGCGCAGCAATAAGCCTACTCAGGATCAGCGAGAGCCACAGCGGGAATTACAGTTACACCTGACCGGCAATTATGAGCGCTATCTCTGGTCAATAAATGGTGAAAAGTTTCGCGATGCCAGCCCATTATTATTTCGGCACCAGGAGCGCCTGCGCATTACCCTGGTCAATGACACTACGCTTCCCCAGCCCATGCACTTACACGGTTTTTGGAGTGAGTTGGAAACCGGCGACGGAGAGTATTTACCTCGCAAGCACACGGTAATCGCACAACCCGGATCAAGCATCAGTTACTTGGTCAGCGCCGACACCTATGGCCGCTGGGCTCTACACAGCCAAATGCTTTACCAGAGGCCCGGTATGTATCGGGAGGTGCGCATTGTTTAA
- a CDS encoding copper resistance protein B: MFKNISGIAATLWLLAAQASYGQSEPQHQHHSYQSSGEDNEEEPMAEVSLDYVELRGDNGGEIEGDFSYGGEQNKFVAEVDYERSSGEIEKNELWALYSRAISANWNFLIGIRHDFNLETTSRNWAAVGITGESPYKFEMDAVFFYGEHGSTAFRLEGEYEIKLAQDWNLVPRIELNFFGQNDEARGSGSGLSEAEVGFRLMYEVTRKFSPYIGVHYEREVGNAADFAREEGEDVDSTVWVLGFRAWF, encoded by the coding sequence TTGTTTAAGAATATTTCAGGGATAGCAGCAACACTATGGCTACTTGCTGCCCAGGCCAGCTATGGGCAGTCAGAACCTCAGCATCAACACCACAGCTACCAGTCCTCTGGCGAGGATAACGAAGAAGAACCCATGGCTGAAGTCAGCCTCGACTATGTGGAACTGCGAGGTGATAACGGCGGGGAAATCGAGGGAGACTTCAGCTATGGAGGAGAGCAAAATAAGTTTGTTGCCGAAGTTGACTATGAACGAAGTAGTGGGGAAATTGAAAAAAATGAACTCTGGGCGCTCTATAGCCGGGCAATTTCAGCAAACTGGAATTTCCTAATTGGAATTCGCCACGATTTTAATCTGGAGACTACCAGCCGGAATTGGGCTGCTGTGGGTATTACTGGAGAGTCTCCCTACAAATTCGAAATGGATGCAGTATTTTTCTATGGAGAACATGGCAGTACTGCATTTCGCCTGGAAGGCGAGTATGAAATAAAGTTGGCACAGGACTGGAATCTGGTCCCACGTATCGAGCTGAACTTTTTTGGGCAGAACGATGAGGCCCGAGGTAGCGGTTCCGGCTTATCGGAAGCGGAAGTCGGCTTTCGGCTCATGTATGAAGTCACCAGGAAATTCTCACCCTATATTGGCGTCCACTATGAACGGGAAGTGGGCAATGCCGCTGATTTCGCCCGTGAAGAAGGTGAGGATGTGGACTCAACCGTATGGGTACTGGGGTTTAGAGCTTGGTTTTGA
- a CDS encoding alpha/beta hydrolase-fold protein — MGLSAKAESPQSHSSVSTTNHLSYGDEILFSSRILSREIPINIYLPQTFHQASKQHRYPVIFINGTHGKEFFHALTGVVKHLSSVERMPESIVISLNDGGDEPETYLHGMWKHTTEEKFSALGNPETYSKFLTEELFPYLESNYRALNNRMIIGVSTSSIFPLYALTNKPGLFQSYFFLSAADIFGMGPTSESTFINEITTSMQTSSNKINAFYFAMADSDMRKDKRYEKNLKSN, encoded by the coding sequence GTGGGCCTATCAGCAAAAGCTGAAAGCCCACAGAGCCACTCTTCTGTTAGCACGACCAATCACCTGAGTTATGGTGATGAAATTCTTTTCTCATCCAGAATCTTGAGTCGTGAAATACCAATCAACATATATTTACCGCAAACGTTCCATCAAGCATCAAAGCAGCATAGATACCCGGTTATCTTTATTAATGGCACTCACGGCAAAGAATTTTTCCACGCCTTAACCGGGGTAGTAAAGCATCTAAGTAGCGTAGAACGTATGCCGGAAAGTATTGTAATCAGCCTTAATGATGGCGGTGATGAACCGGAAACCTACCTACATGGAATGTGGAAGCATACCACTGAGGAGAAGTTTAGCGCCCTGGGAAACCCTGAGACCTATAGTAAATTTCTAACTGAAGAACTATTCCCATATTTAGAAAGCAATTACCGCGCACTCAACAATAGAATGATTATTGGTGTCTCAACTAGCAGTATCTTTCCTCTCTACGCCCTAACTAACAAACCTGGATTGTTTCAGTCTTACTTCTTTTTATCTGCAGCTGACATATTTGGTATGGGGCCCACTTCAGAGAGTACTTTTATTAATGAAATAACCACAAGTATGCAGACCTCATCAAACAAGATCAATGCTTTTTATTTCGCGATGGCTGACAGTGATATGCGTAAAGATAAGCGCTATGAAAAAAATCTTAAGTCAAATTAA
- a CDS encoding tetratricopeptide repeat protein, with protein sequence MKKILSQINTKLSPYAKENLKLKIEIINNENHYGAFIKAALSAIELNYPHEEWSANYRELISQPGDALQNIDHFYQSLSQKYGFPILPWATRWRNVNKLSYITSLLLKDRRIQEAISVARRWVEYRPNSIDAHQSLAQALQQNDEISEASDVLKKALEISRNQDKSKTAVINRQIAKLKLN encoded by the coding sequence ATGAAAAAAATCTTAAGTCAAATTAACACCAAACTTTCTCCTTACGCAAAAGAGAACCTCAAACTAAAAATAGAAATTATTAACAATGAAAACCATTACGGTGCCTTTATAAAAGCCGCGTTATCGGCTATCGAGCTTAATTATCCCCACGAAGAATGGTCCGCAAATTATCGAGAATTGATATCCCAGCCTGGTGACGCCTTACAAAATATCGATCATTTCTACCAATCACTCTCACAGAAATATGGCTTTCCTATTTTACCCTGGGCTACACGCTGGAGAAATGTTAACAAATTAAGCTATATCACCAGTTTGTTACTAAAGGATCGTCGCATCCAAGAAGCTATCAGTGTTGCAAGGCGATGGGTGGAATATCGGCCAAACTCTATTGATGCCCACCAAAGTTTGGCCCAGGCGTTACAACAGAATGATGAAATTTCAGAGGCTTCTGATGTTTTGAAAAAAGCACTAGAAATTTCTCGCAATCAGGATAAAAGTAAAACGGCGGTGATAAATCGACAAATAGCTAAACTCAAGCTCAATTAG
- a CDS encoding DinB family protein: MDFTSAFQYKKWANLELLSAGEKQLHLLPKEDAIFFIRILNHTAVVDSLFISRITETQELFSSDNTIETPTIPELRERMNNNDSWLINFSQTATLSDLERVINFQFTDGDSGQLSLYEIFVHLLTHGSNHRGMASRTLSSKGLERPKDTFTRFLHEVEPQRGKIVSTYNIKSKGKL; encoded by the coding sequence ATGGATTTCACCAGTGCTTTTCAATATAAAAAATGGGCCAACTTAGAGCTATTATCAGCTGGCGAAAAGCAACTTCATCTTCTACCCAAGGAAGATGCGATCTTCTTTATCCGTATACTCAATCATACTGCGGTGGTCGACAGCCTGTTTATCAGCCGCATTACCGAAACACAGGAGCTGTTTTCTTCAGATAACACAATTGAGACACCTACGATTCCAGAACTAAGAGAGAGAATGAATAACAATGATTCCTGGCTAATCAATTTCTCTCAAACAGCAACTTTATCCGATCTTGAGAGAGTAATTAATTTTCAATTTACGGACGGGGATTCTGGGCAACTGTCACTTTACGAAATTTTTGTGCATTTATTGACCCATGGTAGCAATCATCGAGGAATGGCATCGCGAACGTTATCTTCGAAAGGCCTGGAAAGGCCAAAAGACACTTTCACCCGCTTTCTACATGAAGTTGAGCCTCAAAGAGGAAAAATAGTAAGCACTTACAATATCAAATCTAAGGGCAAATTATAG